tcagctccagggacctggaggttgtgggttgaagtcacactccgggtgactgtctgttaagagtttgtgtgttctccctgtgtccacgtgggtttcctccgggtgctccggtttcctcccgcagtccaaaaacacacattgggcggtggattggccactaaaaagtgtcccttggtgtgagtgaatgtgtgagtgtgtgtcaccctgtgaaggactggcacccccttcctaccttgtgcccagtgattctgggtaggctctggagccactgtgaccctgaacaggataagggttacagacaatgaatgaatgtaagttCAAatgaagtcattttggagcaattCTATAATGCTAAGAACATCCCCTGTtgaatgagaaatgagaaacaAAAAATAGAAAGTGGAAAAACAATTGAAGTGCATATTTCTTTCTGGAACATGAGGATAGAGGATATATTTCATGTTTCTCTTGATGGttaagagagaaaagagagaaaatggaacAGGAAACATCCATCGAGATCTAGGGGGAGCTGGAACctggcagtgaatacacacacacacttgttcacTAGGGGTCATGTGCTAACGCATACACGGGAACTGCGGGCAGCCATTCCAGTACCCAGAAAGCAGTTGAGGTGTCCCCAACCCTCAATTTACCTGCTGGGGTAGAACTGGTGGCCTTCAGGTCCAAAGCCAACTTCTCTAACCATAAGGCTAAGGCTTTTAAAATCTGAGGGCAACATTGTTAATTGAACTGCCCCTACTGATGTCAATCTGGTCTCATGAATAATCAGTAGAGGAGTGTTGGTGAACCTGTCTGAGACAGTGTTAAAATCTGCAAGCTCGTGTACAGATTAGAGAGTGTCTAATCTTGAAAAGAATGACTTTAAATTCCATTTTTCGCAGACAGGAAACCAGGAATACAAATGAAAAGGAAACTGCAGCATTCTAACTGAGAATATGAAAGTATGAACAGGTGTTTAAACACCTTGTCAGACTAAGTAAAGTCAAAGTGAGAGGTTGAGATTTTGAAAATTAAGGTTTGACTGACACCATTGACAACTGAGGGATTTTTGGAAGTAGAGCTTTTATAGCAACAAGGAAGATGTCTGTTTTGTAaggatttaattaaaataaggtCACCAGGGGTCAGCGCTGACTGGTTTGGCCAAAATATACCAAAGTGTACATATTGTTTGAAACAAATtttgtatctccattttatGCTGTTTATACCAGAATTATACCATAcacatttaatgatgaatgctaTAGAAATGGTTCAGAATTGCTTGGGCTGAAAGTTTTAGCTTGGGCTTAAgctgaaattaaaaatattttccctTCTGAAAAacttactattttggagatttgAAATTTTAGTTGAAGAGAAATTAGATTTTAAATAGGAAGGGGACCAAGGACTGATCCCTGAGGGACACCTTTTAAAGCAGGAAGAGTAATATGACAGATTTATTTGTACAAATGGTTATAACTTACTAGAATCATTTGTAGTAAATGTAACGGTGCTGCAAACTGATCTAATGGAACAAGAAAGGTGTGAGTTTTAGTTTCACCAGAGAGGAGAACATAATTAGTGACCTTACCaagagcagtttcagtgctTTTCAAAGGGCGGACCTGATTAAACACCCACATAGGAAGATTGTGTGATAGATAGTTCAACAACTTTTTCTAGgtagagcaacatatggactacattctgtaagTATAGAAAAATCAGCTGCATCTCTTTTaagttgataaaatggacaaaacatgtttaaaaaaaaaaacaatgaggtAATTTGATTGTTATGACTGATCTATGtatgtttcttgtttttcccAATCGTTTTGCAACAGTGATCATTTTCAGGGGCCATGTGTCAAAGTGGATGTACCTCCAGATGTTTGCTCTGCAATGACGTACTTTAGTGTGTTGGTAATTTGACCAATAATCAGGCTGCATGTTGGCCTAATTTGTATCTGCCATATTTACTTGGCTTAACTCTAAAATGCTCGACTAGAAATTCCACAAATTCAGAGTCCATAATGTTAGAAATTCAAGATGTTGTAGGGGCTACATCTGGGAGTACTAATATATAGAACAGGGCCACTGCAGACGCTGTAGTGGAGTGGTGTCAGTGTATGAAATCCAGCTGGGAGTGAAACAGATTATTTGTGAAACAGCGGCCTTGAAGACTGTCAGTGACTttagagagagaaattgagacTAGGGACAGGTAGGACAGGTCGGTCCAGTGGGCAGGTATTCTGAATTCTCAAGACTCATGGGGTGTGGTGATAGGCAGTGGAGGTAAGAGACGAACAGAAACTGTCAAGAAAGTGAGAGAATAGTAGAGAAAGAAGTGATCTGTGTGTCTATATTTCAACACAGGGTCCACtggattagttttttttttggaagtggGGCTTGAGTTTTGGTCCTCCCTATCCCTAAGGACTTTTGGAGAGGATATTATACCTGTACATAACTTGATTATTTACACCTATTAGACAAAGTGATGTAAACATTGCTCTTGGCTTGGCTTAGTGAAGGAGCGTGAGGTTTAAAAGCTGAAGGACAACAGAGAACCAGAGAGATGGCAGAGGCACCAAAGATCGAGCTCTTCATCAAGGTCAGATTTAATAAGTCACAGTTCATTTCTAGTTGCCACTGCAAATATATGGAGTATGGAATAATGTCACTGTCTTGTTGTTGCAGTGTTGTATCTAATGAATGTAGTTAACAGAatttcttgttttttgttttttataaatcACTTAGTGTGATTGagtaaatgtttaaaacaaagCTAGATGTTCAATGCTGTTTGGAGTCTTTAGGTTTGTTGGTGCTGGACTCTGGCCTCTGGTTTACATGCCTGCACTTCCTGACATACTTGTGATGAAATCCTACTGATAATCAACACCACTGGTCTTTGGAATCACTGGagcttttaaaaaatgaaaagcacAAATGCAGTCTGACACATGTTACACCTTTAAAAGGATTCTTTATTTTCTATTCActacaaaatattttcacaattaCAATTCCCCTTTAACCTAGACATAGTTCATTATCCATTACCCAGTTATTATCATACTGTGAGGCTCATTTCCTTAGTAATTATTTTGTGCACTGGGACTGATGTACTAAAATAGCTACAAAGTAATTAAGGTCTATAAACTCATACGTCTTTCTGAGTGTCACAAACGTTTTATTAGTCTTGTAGCTGTGCAGCAAACCTTGCAATCTTTAGACACTGAACTtacatgagatgaagaatcaaattaCTCTGAAGTCCCTGAAACTGCAGTTATACCCCATAGAACAGTTATTCCCCATGGGGGtggccatttttaaaataagtgtagTATAAagtctctgacacatccaggccactaggtgtcagtataatggctgaaGAATCGCTATTGAAAATGATGACTTGCCTTTATAAGCATCTTTGGATCAGGCAGTTATCTAAAATATTATGGTATTTGTAAAAACATCACGATTTCTAGGAGATTGTTGTTCTTTTCCCTCAGGCGAGTGATGATGGTGAAGCGGTGGGAAACTGTCCATTCTGTCAACGACTTTTTATGATCCTCTGGCTTAAGGGAGTTAACTTCACCCTCACTACTGTGGACATGAAGAGGTGAGAGAAACAAATAATCAAACACCAGTAACACAGTCGATTAAGGGTTAAATATGATCTTCTCTATAGACTCATGTTCTTGAGAGGTGGTTTATATcagtttatataataaaaataatatacattgATTGTTGTGCAGAGCTCCAGAGGTTTTGAAGGACCTTGCTCCAGGCTCTCAGCCCCCCTTCCTCCTCTACAATGAAGACGTACGCACAGACACTAACAAGATAGAGGAGTTTCTGGAGGAGACCTTGGCTCCCCCACAGTGAGTTTTGAAGCAGCCTATTGTATTGTATTTCTAAATGCAACTGCTGGATTCAATCCTTATATCTCCAAAGTGGTAACTGTACAGGACAAGGAATAGTGTTTTTAACTTTGAATAGGAGAGAATGGATTTTTTGACCAATTGTTCTACGTATTTTATGCATCAAACACAATGCATTTCTGCAGTTGTATGAAAATACCTGCTGCCCTTTACAGTCACAAGGTATGAGACCATGAATATATTTCCTGGTGATTACAcagaatgtatttattataaaacacgagaataaatacagtgaaaaaaggtgcatttacattttttggttAAACTTCCAGTGCTTTCAGGCTCTACTGATTTATGTTCACATGGTaccatatttgtttttacagatATCCCAAACTGTGCTGTCGCTATAAGGAGTCTAACCAAGCTGGAGATGATATCTTCCACAAGTTCTCGGCTTACATCAAAAACCCAAACCCTGGGCTCAATGACAGTGAgaattgttttacatgtttcaCCATAGCGCTTTCTGTATGCAACtttatgcaaaagtttgggcacccccTGGTCAAATGGTGTGTTGTTTATGTGCATCATCTACTACAGAACACTAATTTCTAGAGATTTTAAGGCATAGTGACTGTATGTTTGCTGAttttaagttcattcattcattatctgtaacccttatccagttcagggtcgcggtgggtccaaagcctacctggaatcattgggtggaaggcaggaacacaccctggagggggcaccagtccttcacaggggctGACTTTAAGTTAATGGACAAAAAACCATAATCACAAGTctttttatgtatgtgtgttcagCTCAGCGAAACAGAAATGGTGCAGAACAATGGCATAATAAAGTGTGTTTCCTGTAGATGTTAACTTATTTTcacatcaacaaaacatgtcatttgaccagtTAGACCAGGACAATTCAACACTTCTGCATTCAACTCCATTCCAAAGTCCTTCCTGTGTCCATAGACttgtactgtatttatttgcagTGCTAGAAAAGAAGTTCCTGAGGAGTCTGATGAAGTTGGATCAGTATCTCCTAACTCCACTTCCATATGAACTGGACCAGAACCCTGATGCCACCCAATCCACCAGACAATACCTTGATGGAGACTCCCTCACTCTGGCTGATTGTAACCTGCTTCCCAAGCTACACATTGTCAAGGTTCAAAAAGACAGCTTTTCTAAGCTTCTTTCTTTGTGTCAGTTCTGCCTCTCATAGATTACGCCTCTACAGTTTGAGCACTCCTGGCCTGGTGACATGGGCTGGATCTCCCTTAAGCCTCATGGTATTAACATCACTGTTAATGGTAGAATGAGCATTACATTAAACACTCATTTGCAGTTAAGATAACCTTAGTTCTACAAAGTCCTTGGGGAGTTGGTCCGTGTTGTGTTAATTTTCTAAGTGACAATAAATTAGCTTTCTCTACAAggaatcctttttttttttgcactttgacAATCACTATTCATTTCCTGAATATAACAtacctgaaaaaataaaacataaaatgtggcCTGTACAAAAGCTTTgccacattttatgttttaatatgtTATACTCAGTAGTTTAACAGATATTGTGTATTGTGcaaaaaatgtcatatttaagaTTCCTCCCTGTAGAGGATAATATCTACTTTCTCTTAGACGAACAAAATCAACAGAACTTGTAACTTGACCAAGGGTGGCGTCCTTTTGCACACAACGGCATTATAATAGCAAACAAGGTCAACGTATTGCAGTGAATAAGAGGGCAGAAAACATCtgcattattacatttattatccAACTCAACCAGTTATTCAGCTACCTGCCGGCAAAACAGTCACCCCTATGGAAAGCTCTTGGTAGTGAACTATAGAGTATTTGTTGTGTTAATATACTGATCACTCCCTTCTCTTCGCAGGTGGTATGTCGGAAATATCGTGACTTTGGGATCCCAAAAGAACTGGTAGGGCTGTGTAGGTACCTGGAGAAAGCTAATCAGAGGGATGAGTTCCGCTTCACGTGCCCCAATGACTCAGAGATACTGCTGGCCTACCACTCAGTGGCCAAATACCTGAACAAGTAAAACTAAATCCACATCAGAATGGAATGGAATCTGTATTTTCCAGGAATGGAATGGTTCTGAGAAAGGCAAAAGCAaatttaatgtattaattaaaatcatGCTTGATAAAGGGTAGCATTTGGGTTGTGAGGGTGGAGGCGCTTATTCTAAGTTATTGTGCCGTGTGAATATTATTTTCTTGCTTGCGCATGTATCAGTATATCATTTACTGTACTCATACCACATTTTGTaccattacattatattattttatattattcattcattcattacattatattattttatattattcattcattcattcattcattcattcattgtctgtaaccacttatccagttcagggtcacagtgggtctagagcccctggagggggcgccagtacttcacagtgcaacacacacattcatccacaccctcacacctagggacacttttgaaccgtcaatccacctaccaacgtatgtatTCTTGGACAGTGAGAGCCCCcccataccccccccccccgaccCACGACTCCAGGACCATGGAGTGACACTaccttatattttattatattatattatattcgTTTTTGCAGAATGTAACTGTATGTTAGGGTTTGGGTGTACTTTTATTGATTctgaactgtaaataaataaactgttgaACGTCTTAAATTAATGTTTCAGTCTCTTACTGGGAGCTGGCAGCAGGAAGAAGCAATTACTTGTCAGTGGTGGCAACTGCTACTGGCTGCAGCCTTCATGAAGCTTCTAGTTGGAGACAGAGCCCTGCCTTATTTAATGtcttactgtttatttgctggatgcaacatttacagtgtgtgtgtctgtgtgtgtgaaagagagagagagagagagagagagagagagagagagagggatgtcattaaaacatacaccattttatttctataattTCTATGTTTCATATGTGTTCATTTTGGTAAAAACAgtgcttttgattttttttattgtattttgttgAGTCATAAATAAGTTCAGgtaaatttacatattaatatttagCCTACAGTATGATTTTTCATACAGAACTAATAGAGCTAATTTAAATTGATTTTAATGAAGAACAATCGGCAAACCAGACCCAAATCCTCCAGGCTTTAtggtttgtatttttgtatttcagatacatttttactttacaacctgttaaatatatataacttttCTTTTTAGAGCAATATTCGATTAGAATTTCGATTTGGTGAAAAATGTAGTGTTCCAAATTCGTATTTAAGCAGCCAGTGTTAAGGAACCTGTGTCAGTTTATTAGTTGGTGCATTATAATCTACAGAATCTTAAGCCACCTTTAAGGCATTATGGAATGTGTAAACTCTAAATGTGTAATGCTGATGAATACACAGGTTTAAAGGTGTTTAATCGATAACCGGAGGAGGAATAAGCAGTACATCTCTGCAGCTGACATTCAGTGCACTCTATGTGTTGAAGCCTTATTCTCACAACCTAAGTAGGGCACTATGAACCATTTGGAATCTAGCCGACCGTCAAGAGACTGGCGACAGATGAACAACAGCACATCTGATTGGGCGGTAGAAGATTAAAAAACCAATAGATACAAAGAATACTGCTGCACCTCAGGGATTGCCCAGTGTTTTGAGTTtgtggagaggagagagaggagtctGGAAAAGTTTACTATGACGGTCTGAGGGATTTTCAAAGGCTGTGCAGCAAGTAAGCACTTGCTATGTATTTACGCATTTATAATCTTCCTGCATTAATGTGTCGGTGGTCCGTAAAGCCAGTGTCTCTGTTCTGCAGCCAGTTTTAGCGACCacggttgtgtgtgtgaactctGGCAGGTGGACAGCTCATGAAACAGTTGAATATTTTGCGTCTTCCAGTTCATAGAAGAGATAACATTCTTTAGATAAAGCTTGTTTGCTCAGGTTAGACCTGGTTGTTTGGGTCCTGTGTCGTGACGTGCTGTCCTTAGCAGTTTAGCTAAGCACAAACAAGCTTATGGCTTTTTGCTATTttatcaaatgtgttcaaagttaTATCAAGATAAGAGTGTTATTACTTCAGTAAAATATGATTCAATTAAAGGTGAATATGGCGTATTATATAACAGGAATAAATGTTACAAAACTAGCCGAACACTGTGTCCAAACCTTTATAGACactctgttaaaaaaataagGCTACTTTCAGGTGACATTATGGTCAAAGCTGTTTAGTTCTGCCCATACAGTttttatatcacacacacaagcttgaGATCATGTAAAGTTAAGCTCACTGACACTAGACTATAAAGCAAGAGTTGTGGATAAACTGGAGTGATTCCCGTATGTTTGGAATGAGTTTGAGTGCTGAATACAATCTTAACTCCAACTGCAGATGTTTGTTCCAACTTCCAAAACTCACATTTGTTCTAAAATATAGGAAGAACCTTACAAATCTGAGGTGTGATCAGAGGCGCTGACACCGTACAAATTTATTTCAAGCCACATCTTGGGTCTCTGTCTTTAAGATATTTCTTGTGTTGTCCCAGGGTCTTGTCCTCTGGCTTTGTGAAATTATTAAAAGTTCTGAGCGGGTGGGTGACTGTTTGACGTCCTGCAATGGCtttgtgccctgtccagggtggaATCCTGCCTTGAatccagtgtttttgtgtagGCTCCGGGCACACTGTCATCATCCTCTAGATAAAgctgttacagaagatgaatggacGAATGAATGTGTACAAAGCTTCAAAGTTATTTTCTATTTGAAATGTATGGTTCACTGTCTGCATAAACTCACAATTGTTATCTGCTGTTTTAAACTTTctgtattgctgtttttttgttagttttgctGTTTTGTGTCCAATGTGTTTGGAGTTTTTTAAAAGTGCTATGGACAAAtgcaatttattatttttattattattattgcactATTGTGACTTATTAGAGTGCCTTGTAATTAAcatcagtgacagatgctgtaagtaatatatatatagaaatacttctttgtttttgtttgtaggTATGAGTGATGTAGAAGATGAACAGTGCACTCCTGCAGTAAGTATTCTTTCtgtgtgtctttttttaaataaacatagacAAATATGTCTGTGCTGCTTAAAACCAAATACCCAGGCAGATTAGTGATGGATTACTCGGGCTTCAGAAATATCCTATGGGAGTGCAGTTTACCTTGAAAAATACACTTCACCACACCATTTAATCGAATCTATTTTTACAAATCTCACTAATATGAATcctattaataaaataaaaggtaaTGTCTTTCTGAGAGCCTTATTGTACCTCTCCTGAATGCAGGAAGGAAACTGCCTGAGCAAGCAGGGGCTATTTTAAGAGAAGAAGTCACTGTTTTCTCCTTCAGTGAAAgagtttctgtttatttgactTCAAAGTGTCTTCAGAAGTTTTGAAACATGGTACTTTTGAGATTAAAGGCCCTGTATCAAGCCACAGTTCCTTTTGTATATAATAAGTTGCaggtacaaaccccatttccaggaAAGtttggacattttgtaaaatgcaatataaaacaatgtgtttttttttactttatgtaACTGAAAATATGTTTTGATGTTTAATGTTTTCACTCACCAGCTTGATTgtgttttccatccatccatccattatctgtaaccgcttatccaatttagggtcgcggggggtccagagcctacctggaatcattgggcgcaaggcgggaatacaccctggaggggacgccagtccttcacagggcaacacagacacacacacattcactcacacactcactttcgagtcgccaatccacctgcaacgtgtgtttttggactgtgggaggaaaccggagcacccggaggaaacccacgcggacacggggagaacacaccaactcctcacagacagtcacccggagcgggaatcgaacccacaacctccaggcccctggagctgtgtgactgcgacactacctgctgcgccaccgtgccgccctaatattgattatacattcctataatgaaatggattacagcgatacatgagggaacaaggagattaatatat
This genomic interval from Hoplias malabaricus isolate fHopMal1 chromosome 15, fHopMal1.hap1, whole genome shotgun sequence contains the following:
- the clic3 gene encoding chloride intracellular channel protein 3, with the translated sequence MAEAPKIELFIKASDDGEAVGNCPFCQRLFMILWLKGVNFTLTTVDMKRAPEVLKDLAPGSQPPFLLYNEDVRTDTNKIEEFLEETLAPPQYPKLCCRYKESNQAGDDIFHKFSAYIKNPNPGLNDMLEKKFLRSLMKLDQYLLTPLPYELDQNPDATQSTRQYLDGDSLTLADCNLLPKLHIVKVVCRKYRDFGIPKELVGLCRYLEKANQRDEFRFTCPNDSEILLAYHSVAKYLNK